In Bombyx mori chromosome 11, ASM3026992v2, one genomic interval encodes:
- the LOC134199757 gene encoding uncharacterized protein LOC134199757: MTSQVMDVFRFSVAATPVGSVRGFSLPISGSARGPRWAQKRLNIERLREAAIVQAWRLDSLGEPADVCEGVERLREAMSRVCDAAMPRVRALAPKRQVHWWTEEIASQRRLCDISRRTYQRYRRRRTRRDPNEEDRLYEVYRTG, encoded by the exons ATGACCTCACA ggttatggatgtcttcCGATTCAGTGTCGCCGCGACCCCGGTCGGTTCTGTTCGGGGCTTTTCCTTGCCCATCAGTGGCAGCGCTAGGGGTcctcgttgggcccagaagcgcctCAACATCGAGCGGTTGCGTGAGGCGGCCATAGTGCAGGCGTGGCGTCTTGACTCGCTTGGCGAGCCAGCAGACGTGTGCGAGGGGGTGGAGCGTCTGCGCGAGGCAATGTCACGGGTGTGTGACGCTGCTATGCCTCGCGTGAGAGCTCTCGCTCCTAAGCGCCAAGTTCATTGGTGGACCGAGGAGATCGCCAGCCAGCGCCGGCTATGCGATATTAGTCGTCGCACATACCAGCGATATCGACGACGAAGAACGCGCCGGGACCCCAACGAGGAGGACCGCCTGTACGAAGTGTACAGGACAGGATAA